The sequence below is a genomic window from Tubulanus polymorphus chromosome 1, tnTubPoly1.2, whole genome shotgun sequence.
ttttaaatgtatttatattatGTGGTGTGATCTCCTGTCGCTTTCGATACCATTGGGAATCACAGTAACTTAGATAAATTGTACCCTTAGGGACTCCTCAAGATTTCCTGTGCCCATAGAGACCACGGGTAACAAAACTGTAAATGGCAAACAAATAGGTAGTTTCATGAGATAAATATTCCCTACATGGGAGTTGAAcctctggggccagttgctcaaaagttggttaaagattaccggccgttaaataccatagttacaatgaaatttcaattgtcaccgtATCAACCaaccactggttaactccaaccaacttttgagcaaccggcccctgatctACTATTTGTTAGTCATATGATATGCTGCACCAACTGAGCCACTACGACAGTGTTGGACCAGTTCATGCCAGTATATATCGGCATAAATAACTAGGACACAGTAACCTCTTAAGTATGTTAGCGCTGTTAATGATGCATAGATTGTAATTGAGGATGTTGTTTTTTCTACAGATCAGGATATACTGATCGATTTGGAGAAGAAGAAGTACTTGGTTTTTACTCCAGCGAGACGTATCGGAGGAAAGCGAGTTGTTTGCTATGATGATCGATATATCGTTAAACTCGCCGCTGAAACTGGAGGAATCGTCGTTTCAAACGACAACTATCGAGATTTAGTCGCCGAAAATCCGGAATATCGAAAAGTTATCGAAGAACGGTTGTTAATGTATTCATTCGTTAATGATCGGTGAGTGACAAATGACATTACTGTCGCCACCTGGTGACAAACGACATTACTGACGCCACCTGGTGACAAACGACATTACTGTCGCCACCTGGTGACAGATGACATTACTGTCACCACCTGACAGATGACATTGCTGACGCCACCTGGTGACAAACAACATTACTGTCGCCACCTGGTGGTATCCTCGATTTCCACTGTCGCTAGCATAGTCCtcgttctttttttttttatcttaaaatagggattgaccctgttatttatttgattggtagatttcgtttgattttctgttttggtgtcccttacaaacccaccacacctgccgggagcgaaacagggggtttgatttggaaatcggaaatcgaagtacagaatGTAGTTGATTTGTCGTCGGTTgaggttacataatttttttcaaaatcgaagtacataattggaaatttcggttccggttcattcaaacaatcatcCAAGTCATCGTTCTTCTTAACCATTGATGTAACACtctgatgaaatatcaataatagcTCTAGGAAACTTGTGTAGAATTTTAAGATTATCATCCTCTTACAAGATTAAgctttatatatgatatattttagGTTTATGCCTCCTGATGATCCGTTAGGAAGACATGGGCCGATTTTAGATAATTTCCTGCGTAAGGAACCACTTCAAACCGATCAGCTACCGATGATTTGTCCGTATCAGAAAAAATGTACATATGGAAATAAATGCAAGTATTATCATCCGGAACGAGGCCTACGACCGCAGAAATCAGTCTCGGAAAAACTGGCCGAAGAGGCAAGACTTAAACTACAGGTCGTTAAAGAGAGGAAATCAGATGATGTGAAAGGTTTGTAGAATTTACTGACAGTTTTTCCATTAACCAGGGTTCATTAAAAGCATGACTGTTATTGATCTcagtatttcaaaattaatgaatagcagtgaattgaattgaaataatctTTTACATTTTCGTTTCTAGTTACACAAACTGAGATGAAGAAACTGCCATCGGAGCCGACCATGATAACGACTCGAGAACACGTGAATATCTCAACGGATCCGGAAAGAAGACGTGTTCAAGACGAGAGGTTAGATAAATATCGTCTGAAAATACAAGAAATCGAGAAACAAGAACAGAAACAACAACAAAGTATTGATAACTCATCGGAGGTCGCGTCAGGTCACCGGGTGTCAGAGGTCGCGTCCGGTCACCGGGTGTCAGAGGTCGCATCAGGTCACCGGGTGTCAGAGGTGGTGTCAGGTCACCGGGTATCGTATAATCCTAGTTATGATAACATACAGATTCCGACGTGCGTTCTACAGCTGTCACCGGGGTTCGACGACGGCTCTCACCTCTCGCTCGCGAAACATCTATCGATGGAAGAATCGATGAAATCTCAAACAGATGTCATCTCTCGCGGTCGAGACTCACTGCCGATCGCGACGATCGGCTCGCAGGTCGAGGAGTTACATCGTAAACTCGATCGGCAGTTGAGTTTGAATAATCCGGATGATTATCGAATCAGTCGACAGAGTTTCTATAAACCATACATGTCGATGAGTACGACGGCTTTAGACTGTACTTTACACGTTAATACGACCGGTCCGATAGTATCCGAACTACCGCGTAGACATCAACAACGAGTGCAGGCGAGAGCCGTATCAGAACGTCCACGATTGTTAGAACACGCGCAGGTCGGACGTATGGCTAGCGATCCATATCCTCGTGTTAAAACGCAACACGATCTGCCGTTGAAACCGAGTAATCGTTGTAATAGTACGTCCGACCTGGGTATAAACGCTACCGGATCGTCGACGTATCTTCCCTCGTCGTCCGAGTTATTGGTGATGAATGAATCGATGGAGCCGTCTGCCGGCGCCTCGTCCTCGTGGAACGACAGACGTCAACATTCGCCGACGAATCCGCAATATCCTCGTTACCAGTTTCATCCGGTTTCAAGACTCGAACCGATGAGACATCAGCACATTCCGCAACAACCGACTGATAGTATAGACAGCGGTCTAACGTATAAATATCAGCAGACGCGTTCTCATCCTGGATTACATTATATAAACATCAATCATCAGCAGAGAATGTCTCCGTACGTATTATCAACTGATTCACCGATTTCAATCGATGATCCTCGTTATCAGTTGTATTATCATTTGTGTTGTATATTCCCTGAAGATCGAGTTCGAAGCGTCATGAACCGTCATCCCAATGAATTAAACCCTCAGAAAATCTGCGCTTATATTCTCGATAAATAAGGGCATCGTTTTACTTAGTAAATCGAATTAGAAGTACAAATTTGgaatcaaaaatagaaatgacttCAGCAATGTGTTGACTAAACTGTGTTCAACTGTAGTTTGAAATTCACAGTAATAAATCATCATGTTTAAAGTGTAATCTCTTCCCCCATCAGTGTTTTAATTGTTGTGATTTATGTATTGAAAGTtattcaattcgatgatgatgatgatgatgatgatgaatgtcAGAATTTTCATCCAATCCTAAAAAACTAGTCTTTAATGAATATAAACTTGTGTATATGTAGTTTAATGTAGTAGTATCGCGTCATTGTAGTTTTCAATGTAAttgacattaaaaaaaaaactatttttcttGTATTCTAATCTGTTTTAATCTCTGGTGATTTTCAGGTTATTATAGAAATGGCTTAATAAGATTAAAACTCCATTATTTGGAGTATAAAGAGTTGTAAAtctaattatatatatacatatatattatatatttgaaatgtctcaAGTTAGGGCTATTTCTTTTCATGTAGTTATTAGAGTTCATACTAAACTTTTGTCTCTTCCGAGTTGAGAATCTCTGAAGTTACTGTTATTTACGTATTAGCTTTTTTTTGTTGTCAAATTATGTAAGATTCCTTCATAAAAAGTCATCAAATTTGGTAAACATTTCCTTGTGGATCAGGGTTTAAAACAATTATTGTCTGAAGGTCTTAATTATCTTCTCTCGAAGTTCTCAACTGTCTTTAAGTAACCGTGAAAAcggttttttcattttttcagctGGCTACTGGCTAGTCACTTCTTTCATGTAAAGTTAGTTCGTTTAATTAGTTTTCAATGAAACTTTCATCAGCAGGACTGACTTTATTCAATCAAGAAATCAATCAAGTTATGAAGCAAACATATGTCCAGTAAGGACATGAAGTTGTATAAGTGAATGTATCTGATACATTATGTCTGtatttatatgtataaattcattatcagTAGATGTAAAAATAAAGCTGGTTCCGATATCAAATTATTGGGCGATAAATCAATAGATTCTAATTGTTCTTATTCAGTCAATATACTGTTGGCCTATGTCTGTACTCTGCATGCAACCACTCAGACAATAGGACTGCCTGTATATCAGCACCTTACGCGAAGGTCGAGGTATTATAGGTAAGATCAAATTAGTTCAACGCATCTCAAACACTGTAGAGTACAGTCGTCTCGCGCTAGGGTGAGCTTTGGTGGGATTAGACGGATAAAGTAAACAatggaagccctgagacgACATGTTGAGTTCGAAAGTTCACAAGCTTATGCTGCAATACGTCCATAAAGacatagagagagagagacataGATGCACTaacgaaaataaaacattgtttaaaaatgtatcaatttATTCAGATGACCACGATAATGATGCAGTATACATATTACAATTAATGAATGTCCCGTCTATAAGATCTACTGAAATATACACTACTAGTAGCAAATACAAGCCCCCTGACTGTTATTCGTTGAAGacttgaaaattcattttaacaataaaacaaaatacagaGTAGACAAAAACAATCCATGATTACACAACAAACACATGGTACAAGTCACAAAATCAGTAGACTCCACTCAAGTCGGGTCATTCCAGATAAAATCGATTTGGACATAATTCATAtacaaaatcagaaaaatatttcaacagttTCTGTTTGAGTAAACGGTTATTGCCGATTCTAATGGTTATCGATCCGACTTAGAGTAGAATTCACTGTTGTATGTTATTTCATTAACGAGAAACAATGACGAGATTCCTATATACACACTTCAAGATTCTATTGTTTGATTCTATAAATGCAATTATTCTATTAATCTTACTAAATGCAATCAGCATTTATTGTTCATCAGGACACAACGATAAATATCCATCATTAATTATAGATACAAAATTACCgaaatatttcacttttaAATCAGTCGATTTCTAACCTGAATTCCAACCCGAAAACTGCTCTAACAGAAAATAAACGACTGGATTTACTCAATAAAATATCGGATATAGATATCACAATTTACACAACAAATAACTAACTCATCCTAAACTAAGAACAAGGGATAATTGACACATGATCAGCTCTGTAAGGGCTGAATACAAGTGGAATGATTTGAGAGGAATGATTTTTGACAGATATAAGACGAGGGTCACTTACACAGTCAAGGCTTAAAGTTCAGACTAACACCATTTGAGTTTTATAGCcagtctaacaacttaagacttgTCTCAGGATTTAAGGTCATTTTTAGACTCACAACTGCGTAACTGGATGTATTTTTCATGCAATCAATACAAACAATTGTCACCaatcttatcaaaatatacatttatcACATTATGCTTTCTACATGTCGTCGCACTAAACACACATAGTCCCGATCACAAACATTTAGCTAAAATATCTTTAAGTAAGCTCGCGACATCGGTTGAGTTATCTTCATCGcctgaaattaaaaacatgaattagtaaatatgtTTTAATCCTACATTTACAAACTCGGGGCTAATTTCACAAATAGCGgaattatgattagtttctTATGGCAACCTTTTATATGACTTCAAAAAAAGGTGAGTTTGTTGTAATGAGCATTGTGAAACCAGACCCAGCACTTATTATCACACGGAGATATCAAATTATTTGTTTGGTGATATACATCATTTATCTGAAGTTTtcgttatttcattttaacgtACCTTCAGTTCGACCAGTGATGTCTTGTTCTAATCTTAATTTACTCTCCTGACATTTCAACATTCCTTCTTCGATTGAATTTTTACTGATAATCCTGATAACAGTCACTtcactacaaaatacaaatactcaattcaataaaattcaataacaGGAAGAATTTGAGTCGTACGATGAGGAATGTTAACTGACCGAGTTTGTCCGACCCTGTGACAACGATCTTCTGCTTGTTTATCGTTGTACGGATTGTAATCAATATCGTGAAGAATGACGGTGTTGGCAGACGTCAAATTGATTCCTAAACCACCGGCTCGAGTCgacaacaaaaatataaatatttccgCGTCGTTGTTATAATCATCAATCAGCTtcaatctgaaatagaattatCATTCATCAGTTGTTAATTAGTTTCAGGAATGTACGCAGAAGGTACAGCCATTGATATTCCTTTGCCACGGATAATCTAGACTGTAAAGCATTCTACTATGTTGACAATCACATTTCCTTGATAATTATGCTCCTTGTAAGCTGCTGCTGTTTGGCTCACTACCCTTAAAGTCTTGTTTGATTTACTTACTCCATACACACCCTAAATCCTAAGTTTCGGTATAAGAAACCCTTTTTTACAATCTTACAGCGCATACTCGCCTCAGACAGATGATTGAAAACGTACCGTTCACTAACAGGTGTTGAACCGTCCAAACGACAGAATTTATAACCTCTAGCATTCAGATATTCCTCCATAATATCCATCATCATCGTGAACTGACTGAATATTAACACTCGATCACCCTACAATACAGTTCATCATACATTCATAGGATTTACAGTAAAACTgtcataaaatataaaatttttcattcatattctactcacattttctttcaaaccCGGAAGAAGTTcgtcaaatttttcaaatttaccCGAACGGCAGATTACATCAGGAGTCAAACAGTATTTATTGATGCACTAAAAAATAGATCAtcacattcaaatataatgttttattaaaacaGTGGTTTATATTTACGCAGATCTACAGAACAGTGTAAACTGTACCTTGTACGCTTTACAAGTTTTATGGATTTCAAAATCGGACATCACTTCAAAATCCTCCAGTATATAATCTTCATTAGCATCGTAATGGCCCGGATCCTTTTAAATACAATTAACAAAATACTTAAATCAGGGCCTACACTCGCtcttcaggactcagttccacagttctgagttagagttaactctgagttaaagttagttcattttcaatgagttaactcagagtcaaatcttaactcagaactgtggaactggacacAGTTGGTTAAAGTTAACCTTTGGATAACTGATATTTTATTCCGAGCCTAGTTCCAGTCAGCTAATGGTTAAATTCacaagtgtggaactggatcctcagttcagagttaactcacaactgtggaactgttcATATTCAAGAATCATATTTTTTCTCAAAACAGTATAACAGGGTCCTGCTGCACTGTTCAGTTTAGAACTTACCCGTCTTTTCAACATTTTCGCCATTTCTCTCAGTTTTTCACGCGTATACTGCGTTCTCTGTAGTAACGAATGATTCGCCCATTTCCTCAACTGCATCACGATATGATTCGTGTTTTGCGAAACGTCTCCTTCCCGTTTTTCGCGATATTGTTTTGAAACGCTTTCCACGAGATCGTCGTATCCTTGTCTCTGTTCGGCGGTCATCGGACAATGAAGGATCTGTTCGATTTTTGACGGTAATTGTTGTAGCACCTAAAATAGCATTATCGACTTCCATTAGTTTTCCAGgctttttggtaaaatttatcaaattccccgagttgTCCCTGATTTTTGGGAAATCGACAGTTTACGAACCTGCGTTTTGAGTCGTCGTAAAACAAATGGATGCATGATTCTCTTCGCGTGTTCAATTCTTTCTCTTTCGTAATTACCTCGAGATTGATCGTTAGTCGTCGTTCCTCGctacaatattcaaatcaaacattaaatttctaaatgcctatttctcaaaatttaaggaaaattctcaaaatttAAAAGCATCATCGATTTAGAATGAGTtcttaaggaatcaaggaattTTAGACCTCTGTTATCTATATTCTATACTTACTGAAAACATTGAGAATATTTTCGGCAACTGGTCGCCCATACTGCGAAACATTTGTGGCATAACGAACGCGAGTAAAGACATCAGTTCAACGAGATTGTTTTGTAGCGGGGTTCCAGTCAGTAACAACCTTCTTCTGATCTGTAAAaccagaaatagaaatatgcGTAAATCAAAAATCTACTGGGAATGATTTCACATTTGACTATcggttaaaacattggaaatggaTTGATTTTAACGCGCTAACTTAATTGAGGTCTTGGGTCTAGACACACTATCAGTAAGAAGTAAGAATTACCTTAATTTTCATCAGATTTTTATATCTCAGTGAAACCATGTTTTTCAACATGTGAGCTTCGTCTAAAACGCCGAAATGGAACTCGTATTTTTTAAACATGACGCGATCGTCCACGTTACCGGTCGCCATCTGATACGTCGTCAGAATCACGTTTATCGTTTCGAAATTATCTTCGTAAATTGATTGTCTGATTCCAATTCGTTCCTCTTGACTACCGTAATACATGATTACTTTTAGATCAGGGCACCATCGATGAAGTTCCCGCGACCAATTCTCTGaaatattataaaattcacgtttatttcattaaacatCATCCACAATTTCTGCATAATTGGATTGTTGTTGCGGATATCCGTGAACCGTGAGAACCATGCCAGCTTACCGAGAGTAGAAGATGGTACTATGATCAAATGCGGACCTTTTTCACCGATCTCGAGTAAATGCGCCAGAAACGATATCGCTTGAATTGTTTTACCCAAAccctaaaaacaaaacaaaatttacagCTTTCGAACAcattctgcaaaaaaaataaacggTTTTCATGAttggaaataaaatattttaccatttcaTCGGCTAAAATTCCATTCAGTTCTTTTCTATTCATCAATGCTAGCCAATTCAATCCTATCATCTGATACGGTTTAAGAGTTAATCTGCAATCAAATCATAttgaatcaattcattttcaattgtttgaTTCCATCCACACTTACGCAAATATCAATCTGCAACCTACACCCCTCACACAtcaatttaaacattttcattatcttccaatttttcaattgatcCCCCCAAACGCCATCTTATCAACTTCACActgcagattgatacctgTATTAATCAGATTGTAACATACTTAGGGTTAATAAGATTAGGTTGTACGACTATCTCAGCGTCCTGACCAGCATTCAGCTCTGTTTGATTCATCAGTACACTAACTGCCGATTCGATATCGTTAGAAATTTTCTCGCaagttttcatcaaattgatcaCTTCGTTTCGATGTCTGATCATTTGTTTCGCGCCTTCGATGATTGAATGAGACAAAATCTTCACTTGGTTTAATTTCTCTTTCTGAAATGAGTCCAAATAATAATGCGTGTAAACTCAGTAACAGAACATCTCACGCTGAAAATGCGGTAGAAATCTTACCAAATCAGTATAATTTTCATAAGGTCTCGCGGCTATGATCGCTGCCGCTTTTTTCTTCGAACAATTCGGTAAAGCTCCACATTCTTCCACTGATGATTCATTGAAGAAATCGACGATAATTTTCTGCAAATCGGAGTCATTTTCTGCTTCGTCCTGTCGATTGTAATTCAAAACGTAAgactttcatttcaaaacgtcGACAGCTCTACCGACTTCAGggaaaaatcattttaccTGATCactgtcatcatcatcaccggAATCATACTCCTCATCATCGTCCGGAAGTTCACCAGCAAAATGTTCGATCGTTTCTGAAgttaaaatgaaagaaatagtAACATTTATACGAAGCATTCAAATTCAGTCACAATGATCAGGATTATACTATGGCTCCAGAACCAAAATGGTCTTAAACCTAAGCATTGATTGCGCAATAAGCTGTTAATGGGTGTCTGGGTTAATGGGTGTCTTCGATTGAACTTACTATTTTTGCGTAATTCTGAGCTGCTCAATTGAcaagattttttatgttttacaGCTAACTCATTGAGATCATCAGATTTAAAACCGTTTTGtgcttttctatttttcatcgTCGCTTGAAGATCTTTGATACTCCACGCCTTAGAAATATCGAGAGAGTCTACGAAAGAAAACGATTGAAATTTCAACCTTTAAGAATATCAACAGGAATGACGAAACTACACACAATTTTAGTCACATTCTTGCCTTTTTCCTCTTTTTGTAAAGATTCAACTGCTTTATCAACATTATTACCGCACAAAGTAAGAACTTCCTTCAGTTTCTACATCAAAACAATTGACAACtatatttgcagtttaaagtAACTacgaattgaaaatgagtttgtaagaataatcaataaatatctTACATCTTTAGGTAGTTTAGGGTAAGCTCCCATTAAAAATTCTAATTGACTATCTTCAGTAGATTGTGAATTGTCAGTAGTAGATTGAGGTAGTGTAGATTCAGTAGATTCCTGCGTCGTAACTGGTTCTGTATCGCTTTCATCCGAAAGAATCACCCTCGCTCTCTTTCGAGCTGGCGCGCTAATCTTCTCGCTATTTTGACTCGAagctgaaaattgaaaaatccgaTTCATATGGATTTTCTACAGCGCGCGAACAGttcgttcatttctataattcagaaatagaatTACTTTGAACATCGCTGTTCATCATTATAATTTTATCAACGGCGTCTTCGTAATTGTTAGCCGATCTGGCAGCGCGCTGCAGCAACATTCTCGGTTGAGTCGGGAATAATTCTTGCAATCGATCAATCATTTGTTGCAGTTCATTCGATGTTAAACACAACCCTATCGTTAGATAGATACGTGACACAAACAGGTGCATGAATCAAACACATTGCACAAATTaaggtccctacagatcagtgattcctggatataaggagttttaaagagaaaatttcatatttcgaggaagcgtctgcatcactttcatatcctgATTACAGAAGACTCCATCGAAATTGGTACCGTTCATCTCGGTTAAAGAAGGTTAAGGgctcattcatttattacgtacacattaggggaggggaggggtaaatgtaattgcgtactgtaaagcttaatgtatatgaaaaaatggccgattttgcgcgtacagagggggttgaaaaattcgaaTTCTATGATAacgtaataaataaatgatccctaattttgtgattttatatgcaaatattcataattgaCAATACTGAACTCAGTTTCTAATTGGGTAACAAAAAGATCCCGCTTCAAAATGTACTGAATTAGGAATGTACAACTTCTGAAGCATCtaaattgcctatttctcaaaattgaaagagTTTTACAGGAGGTTCAGGCACCTTCAAAAGTATTTTCTAATTCGAAGGAGTTTTTATGGAATCATGCAGTCGTAGGGACCCTAACAAAACACATTTTACCCAATCACCAAAAATCAAGTGGAATTTTATTACGAATTTCAGAATTAGAAAACAACATTTTTTACGTGCACGAGTGAAACATGTTAAACCCTGATTGAATACATGCAAACAAATAGATGATTAGTTTACCCTTAACCTGAACACTAAAATAATACAGAAATCTTACAAGAATGTACGGCTGGACTGTCATCATCCTTGACATCATTCTTTTCATCTTCATCACTGGAAAAATCTGCTACTTTTCTTTTCACTcgatatctttaaaaaaaaaaaaacaataaacagAATTTCGAGGAAAAGTTTCGGGAGGCAAAACaacaatttcataatttcatctcgattttaaaatacCTGGGTAATTTTCTTTGACCCTTCGAAAACCAAGGTGATGATTTACTGGTGGTGTTATCATCTGAGTCACTATCATCAATAGGATTCGAGCTTTTACCGATAACATtagattttgtttttagtaTCGGGCTAGTCGGCTGTTGACTTGGTGGTGTTTCTGGAATCATATCAAtatctgtaaaataaataggGCATAGACCTCAGGGTCAACTTTACAACAGATTTCACcttttagtttttttaattaaattagattcatatattcattacatGATTGACTTCTTTGTGACTAATATCCTTTTATGTTTCAGGTTAGACTAAAGGTCAAGGTTTTAATCATGTGGCCCTATTCATCAATTTCTAGAAACCTGTCTACGGTTTAGTTTCAGaattggatattttcacaaaccattTAGCAAGAGTACGAAGGTCATTTTACTTTCAGATTTTTTGGTAGAAGCCGGACGCGAGGACGGGATGGCGTTTGTCAAAGCGTTCCACTCACAACTAATAAAGCCTAGGCCACTATTTCTAAAGATAATTCGTCAAATGATATTACCAATTGAAGGATTTGGTGAATTTGCACCATTCTGAATTCTGTTGTCAATTTCATCAGTTCCATTACAATGATTGGTTCCGTTGGCGTGGTTAGAGGCAGTGCCGCCGCTGCTACTGCTGGTTGATGGTGCATCCTCTGCCGAACTGTCTTTTTTCAGGCTAGTTTTTGGTACAAAACGGTATCGTAGTAAACTCTGGATGGAACTCATGTTTCTGAAGAAATAACAAATTAATTCTTTATCTAAACGAAAAACACACAGACTAAAAAGACTTGACTGTCAGTGATTGAATGAAGTTTAATACATTCTATATTTTATGAAGATTCCGTGAAGATTTTTCACGcagaaatataaaaaagtGAAATGAGTTTTTATAACCGTACTGTTGTTTTATCCTTTCACTAATTGAGCAGTTAGTGATAATTTAGAGCGAGGAGACAGAGAGATGATAATTACACGAGTTCGCGCAATAACATCAACACCAGCCTGTAGCGCCACCCAGTACTCGCTTGCCTGATACAAACCCCAACACCACTATACTCACGTGCCACAGCGTTTCCATAATCCCATATCGACCCCGCTGACGGGGCCGGACCGAGTTGgcattgaaataattaaagggaacttatatcaaaatacgCTGTTATTATATTGACAAAAACGGATTATCGTAAAACCCACAGTATAGCAGTCGCAATCCCCACTACTACTGATTTTGATTAACACCAGAATAGCGCTCACCGAGTCTCCACTCACTCCCACACAGTAAACAGGCAGTCTATCCCCACTCAGTACTCCCACAATAGCGGTCTATCCCCACTCCCCCAGTATAGCAGTCGCAATCCCCACTCACTCTCAATCCCTACAGATTCAGAAGTCTTTTTGAACATGCCAATATCAGCGAGCGGTTGGtttatattcattgaaatatcacTATTTGGGCCGAAATAGtagtaaatatttcaatcaatgaATACAATTCATTACTGGGTCGTTGTCCGTCCTGCTGTTTCTCTCAAATTTACTCCACCATCGAAGAAATTTAGTGAACGAAAACAACACGATTTCAAATAATACAATCAAGTGTAGTATGTATTTTgacaatgaaatataatataacaGTTTGAGAATGAATAGAGCTGAATACAATACACTTCATACGCTAAATACATTCAGAtgacatgtacatatatata
It includes:
- the LOC141908008 gene encoding uncharacterized protein LOC141908008; this translates as MGKTTMKKRLNEEQKKDCNIPNRNVELEASTSSSPPPIPRQTYSNLCLSDLLGNPDHLAKVQFAFKLGYTEGELLTVIRQVGPDAKKDKILGELVRLTAKKIPSNETSTRSGVISDDGLRDIMEGLILDEEDDNLRHIIIDGSNLAMIHGNKEVFSCRGIQLAVDYFVQRGHKDITVFVPQWRKEEPRPETPIKNQDILIDLEKKKYLVFTPARRIGGKRVVCYDDRYIVKLAAETGGIVVSNDNYRDLVAENPEYRKVIEERLLMYSFVNDRFMPPDDPLGRHGPILDNFLRKEPLQTDQLPMICPYQKKCTYGNKCKYYHPERGLRPQKSVSEKLAEEARLKLQVVKERKSDDVKVTQTEMKKLPSEPTMITTREHVNISTDPERRRVQDERLDKYRLKIQEIEKQEQKQQQSIDNSSEVASGHRVSEVASGHRVSEVASGHRVSEVVSGHRVSYNPSYDNIQIPTCVLQLSPGFDDGSHLSLAKHLSMEESMKSQTDVISRGRDSLPIATIGSQVEELHRKLDRQLSLNNPDDYRISRQSFYKPYMSMSTTALDCTLHVNTTGPIVSELPRRHQQRVQARAVSERPRLLEHAQVGRMASDPYPRVKTQHDLPLKPSNRCNSTSDLGINATGSSTYLPSSSELLVMNESMEPSAGASSSWNDRRQHSPTNPQYPRYQFHPVSRLEPMRHQHIPQQPTDSIDSGLTYKYQQTRSHPGLHYININHQQRMSPYVLSTDSPISIDDPRYQLYYHLCCIFPEDRVRSVMNRHPNELNPQKICAYILDK